From the genome of Devriesea agamarum, one region includes:
- a CDS encoding alpha/beta fold hydrolase yields MTHVKGSATLNGLHLTEHTLTVPLVYEDLAHGGSSDSRTLEIFARVATRPGGEHLPYLVFLQGGPGCEAPRPSFSPLQPNWLDAALEHYQLVLLDQRGTGRSTPVGDDTLERLGSDATAEYLTHLRADSIVNDCEALREHLGVERWSVLGQSFGGFTLLNYLSRFPESVESAYFTGGLSAVGRPSDDIYALCYDKMRDATEAFYRRFPQHRDTIRGLVEQCRAGEITLPDGEIVSESRLRSLGHCLGSNDGWLGLHYLLECDPRSNAFRYDLASLLPYGGRNPLYYVIHESSYADGCVTDWAAERTMPGDFRDDVTLLTGEHVRREWLDTVPALMPWKEVALRIAAHEWPRVYDADALAASGAHGAAAVYYTDVYVPVEFSMQTARLLPGVRTFVTSEHEHNGLRASGGELLSHLIDLAHGRVVR; encoded by the coding sequence ATGACACATGTGAAGGGCTCTGCCACACTCAACGGCTTGCACCTGACCGAGCACACGCTCACTGTTCCACTGGTATACGAGGATCTCGCCCATGGCGGATCGTCAGATTCCCGTACCCTGGAGATTTTTGCGCGGGTTGCCACGCGCCCCGGAGGCGAGCACCTTCCCTACCTGGTGTTCCTTCAGGGCGGGCCGGGATGTGAGGCCCCGAGGCCATCGTTCTCTCCGCTGCAACCGAACTGGCTCGACGCCGCACTCGAGCACTACCAGCTGGTGTTGCTCGACCAGCGCGGCACCGGACGGTCCACCCCGGTCGGTGACGACACCCTTGAGCGCCTTGGCTCCGACGCCACAGCGGAATATCTCACCCATCTGCGCGCCGATTCGATTGTGAATGACTGTGAGGCACTGCGCGAACACCTAGGGGTCGAGCGCTGGAGCGTGCTCGGCCAGTCCTTCGGCGGTTTCACACTGCTGAACTACCTCAGCCGATTCCCTGAATCCGTTGAATCCGCCTACTTCACCGGCGGCTTGTCGGCGGTCGGTCGGCCCAGCGACGACATCTATGCGCTGTGTTACGACAAAATGCGTGATGCCACCGAGGCGTTTTACCGGCGTTTTCCCCAGCATCGGGACACGATTCGAGGACTGGTGGAGCAATGCCGAGCAGGTGAGATCACCCTTCCCGACGGGGAAATCGTCTCGGAATCTCGGTTGCGCAGTCTCGGACACTGCCTCGGGTCGAACGACGGCTGGCTCGGTTTGCACTACCTCCTGGAATGCGATCCGCGCAGCAACGCCTTCCGCTACGATCTCGCCTCACTCTTACCGTACGGCGGTCGTAACCCCCTGTATTACGTCATCCACGAATCCTCATATGCCGACGGCTGCGTCACGGATTGGGCTGCTGAGCGCACTATGCCCGGAGACTTCCGAGATGACGTCACCTTGCTCACCGGCGAACACGTGCGGCGTGAATGGCTCGACACGGTTCCGGCATTAATGCCGTGGAAAGAGGTCGCCTTGCGGATTGCCGCGCATGAATGGCCTCGCGTGTATGACGCCGATGCCTTAGCGGCATCGGGTGCTCATGGGGCAGCGGCCGTGTACTACACCGACGTCTATGTTCCAGTTGAGTTCTCCATGCAGACGGCGAGGCTCCTGC